The proteins below come from a single Burkholderia sp. FERM BP-3421 genomic window:
- a CDS encoding polysaccharide biosynthesis protein, which yields MLRSKASWLSLSAFLFDFLAVAAAWLLAYLVRFNGSIPPDFVSGALTALVWVLPVYALMFHVFGLYRGLWVFASLPDLMRISKALAGGGMIVMIGAVMFQPTPIIPRSVLLVFPLMLFLFMGGARALYRATKEFYLYGGLVGQGKPVLVLGAGTAGANLARELSRSGEWRLVGLLDDDVTKHGREVYGYKVLGAIDDLAYWTEASKIEYAIIAIPSATVEVQRRVVTLCVRARVKALVLPSLTTLMPGQGFLSQVRHIDLEDLLGREAVTIDTPHVEALLRGRVVMITGAGGSIGSELCRQILRFAPAQLIAFDLSEYAMYRLTEELHERFPEQPVVPIIGDAKDSLLLDQVMSRHAPHIVFHAAAYKHVPLMEEHNAWQALRNNVLGTYRVARAAIRHDVRHFVLISTDKAVNPTNVMGASKRLAEMACQALQQTSERTQFETVRFGNVLGSAGSVIPKFQEQIAKGGPVTVTHPEITRFFMTIPEASQLVLQASSMGRGGEIFILDMGQPVKIVDLARDLIRLCGFSEEQIRIEFTGLRPGEKLYEELLADDETTTRTPHPKLRIARAREVPGDLLAELLPWLMQHRVLGDDEVRRDLRRWVPEYQSVAAPVLQSVPTRSASSR from the coding sequence ATGTTGCGATCCAAAGCATCATGGCTGTCATTGAGCGCTTTTCTGTTCGATTTTCTGGCCGTGGCGGCTGCGTGGTTGTTGGCGTACCTGGTGCGATTCAATGGCAGCATCCCGCCTGACTTTGTAAGCGGCGCGCTGACAGCGCTCGTCTGGGTGCTCCCTGTCTATGCGTTGATGTTCCACGTGTTCGGCCTGTATCGCGGCCTGTGGGTATTTGCGAGCTTGCCCGACCTGATGCGCATTTCGAAGGCGCTCGCGGGCGGCGGGATGATCGTGATGATCGGCGCGGTAATGTTTCAGCCGACGCCGATCATTCCGCGTTCCGTTCTGCTTGTCTTCCCGTTGATGCTGTTCCTGTTTATGGGCGGCGCGCGCGCGCTGTATCGTGCGACCAAGGAGTTTTACCTGTACGGCGGCCTCGTCGGGCAGGGCAAGCCCGTACTTGTGCTCGGCGCGGGTACGGCCGGTGCGAACCTCGCGCGCGAGTTGTCGCGCTCGGGCGAGTGGCGCCTCGTCGGGTTGCTCGACGACGATGTCACGAAGCACGGTCGCGAGGTGTACGGCTACAAGGTGCTCGGGGCGATCGACGACCTGGCCTACTGGACCGAGGCGTCGAAGATCGAATACGCAATCATCGCGATCCCGTCGGCCACGGTCGAAGTCCAGCGCCGTGTCGTGACCCTTTGTGTGCGCGCCAGGGTGAAGGCGCTGGTGCTGCCGTCGCTGACGACATTGATGCCGGGCCAGGGCTTCCTGTCGCAAGTGCGTCATATCGATCTCGAGGACCTGCTCGGCCGCGAGGCCGTCACGATCGATACGCCGCACGTCGAGGCGTTGCTGCGCGGTCGCGTCGTGATGATCACGGGAGCGGGCGGGTCGATCGGGTCTGAATTGTGCCGGCAGATCCTGCGTTTCGCCCCTGCACAACTGATCGCGTTCGACTTGTCCGAGTACGCGATGTACCGGCTGACCGAAGAGTTGCACGAGCGCTTCCCGGAGCAGCCGGTTGTGCCGATCATCGGCGATGCGAAGGATTCGCTGCTGCTCGATCAGGTGATGTCGCGCCACGCGCCGCACATTGTGTTCCACGCCGCCGCGTACAAGCACGTGCCGTTGATGGAAGAGCACAATGCGTGGCAGGCGCTGCGCAACAATGTGCTCGGCACGTACCGTGTCGCGCGCGCGGCGATCCGGCATGATGTGCGCCATTTCGTACTGATCTCGACCGACAAGGCCGTCAACCCGACCAATGTGATGGGCGCAAGCAAGCGCCTCGCGGAAATGGCGTGCCAGGCGCTGCAGCAGACGAGCGAGCGCACGCAGTTCGAGACGGTGCGGTTCGGTAACGTACTCGGCAGCGCGGGCAGCGTGATCCCGAAATTCCAGGAGCAGATCGCGAAAGGGGGGCCGGTGACGGTCACACATCCGGAGATCACGCGTTTCTTCATGACGATCCCGGAGGCTTCGCAACTGGTGTTGCAGGCATCGAGCATGGGCCGGGGCGGCGAGATCTTCATCCTCGACATGGGACAGCCCGTGAAGATTGTCGACCTCGCGCGCGACCTGATCCGCCTGTGCGGTTTCTCAGAAGAGCAGATTCGCATCGAGTTCACTGGCCTGCGGCCGGGCGAGAAGCTCTACGAGGAATTGCTCGCTGACGACGAGACGACGACGCGCACGCCGCACCCGAAACTGAGGATCGCGCGCGCGCGCGAGGTACCCGGTGACCTGCTCGCCGAACTGCTGCCGTGGCTGATGCAGCATCGTGTGCTCGGCGACGATGAGGTTCGCCGCGATTTGCGGCGCTGGGTGCCGGAATACCAGTCGGTTGCCGCGCCGGTATTGCAGAGCGTGCCGACGCGCTCGGCATCGAGCCGTTGA
- a CDS encoding MraY family glycosyltransferase, with the protein MLSFAAGFLASLLVTLLVIRYAHLHEKFSIDGDLAGVQKFHVRPVPRVGGIGIVLGLTVGALLLSRRYPAVAGSIFGLAACGAPAFASGLVEDLTKKVSPLARLICTMAAAALAFGLLGIAITRISVPPLDFVLGYVAISAVVTVLAVAALANAINIIDGFNGLASMVAFMMFASLAYVAFQVGDPVVLSGSLIMMGAIMGFFIWNFPAGLIFLGDGGAYFIGFMLAELAILLVMRHREVSAWYPVLLFMYPIFETCFSIYRKKFIRGISPGIPDGVHLHMLVYKRLMRWAVGTKHAHDLTRRNSLTSPYLWLLCLVAVIPATLFWRHTAHLFTFVVLFALTYVWLYVSIVRFKVPRWMVVRKTRRKP; encoded by the coding sequence ATGCTCAGCTTCGCCGCCGGTTTCCTCGCTTCCCTGCTCGTCACGCTGCTCGTCATCCGCTACGCGCACCTGCACGAGAAATTCTCGATCGACGGCGATCTCGCCGGCGTGCAGAAATTCCACGTCCGGCCCGTGCCGCGGGTCGGCGGGATCGGCATCGTGCTAGGCCTCACGGTCGGCGCGTTGCTGCTGTCGCGCCGCTATCCGGCGGTCGCGGGCAGTATCTTCGGGCTGGCCGCCTGCGGCGCGCCGGCCTTCGCCTCGGGGCTCGTCGAGGACCTGACCAAGAAGGTCTCGCCGCTCGCGCGGCTCATCTGCACGATGGCCGCGGCCGCGCTCGCGTTCGGACTGCTCGGCATCGCGATCACCCGGATCAGCGTGCCGCCGCTCGACTTCGTGCTCGGCTATGTCGCGATCTCCGCGGTCGTCACCGTGCTCGCGGTCGCGGCGCTCGCGAACGCGATCAACATCATCGACGGCTTCAACGGGCTCGCCTCGATGGTGGCGTTCATGATGTTCGCCTCGCTCGCCTACGTCGCGTTCCAGGTCGGCGACCCGGTCGTGCTGTCCGGCTCGCTGATCATGATGGGCGCGATCATGGGCTTTTTCATCTGGAACTTCCCGGCGGGGCTGATCTTCCTCGGCGACGGCGGCGCCTACTTCATCGGCTTCATGCTCGCGGAACTCGCGATCCTGCTCGTGATGCGGCATCGCGAGGTGTCGGCCTGGTATCCGGTGCTGCTGTTCATGTATCCGATCTTCGAGACCTGCTTCTCGATCTACCGGAAGAAATTCATCCGCGGGATCTCGCCCGGCATTCCGGACGGCGTGCACCTGCACATGCTGGTGTACAAGCGGCTGATGCGGTGGGCGGTGGGAACCAAGCATGCGCACGACCTGACGCGCCGGAATTCGCTGACATCGCCGTATCTGTGGCTGTTGTGCCTCGTGGCCGTGATTCCTGCGACGCTGTTTTGGCGACACACGGCCCACCTGTTCACGTTCGTCGTGCTGTTCGCGCTCACCTATGTGTGGCTTTATGTGAGTATCGTGCGGTTCAAGGTGCCGCGATGGATGGTGGTGCGAAAGACGCGGCGCAAGCCTTGA
- the galE gene encoding UDP-glucose 4-epimerase GalE, whose product MNAQGTILVTGGAGYIGSHTVVELLEHGYDVVIADNLVNSKRAALERIAAITGKTPAFYPIDVCDEAALARVFDAHPIRAAIHFAALKAVGESVAKPLDYYRNNLDSLLALLKVMHARDVRHMVFSSSATVYGVPERSPIDEQAPLSATNPYGQTKLMAEQILRDAERADPSWRIATLRYFNPVGAHASGLIGEDPAGIPNNLMPYVAQVAVGKLERLRVFGSDYPTHDGTGVRDYIHVVDLARGHLAALDALVARDASFVVNLGTGQGYSVLDVVRAFEQASGRPVPYELVARRPGDVAECYANPAAAAELLGWRAEFGIERMCADHWRWQENNPLGFV is encoded by the coding sequence ATGAACGCACAAGGCACGATACTCGTCACGGGCGGGGCGGGCTACATCGGCTCGCACACCGTGGTCGAACTGCTCGAACACGGCTACGACGTCGTGATCGCCGACAACCTCGTCAACAGCAAGCGCGCGGCGCTCGAACGGATCGCCGCGATCACGGGCAAGACGCCCGCGTTCTATCCGATCGACGTCTGCGACGAAGCCGCGCTCGCGCGCGTGTTCGACGCGCACCCGATCCGCGCGGCGATCCACTTCGCGGCGCTCAAGGCCGTCGGCGAATCGGTCGCGAAGCCGCTCGACTACTACCGCAACAACCTCGACAGCCTGCTCGCGCTGCTCAAGGTCATGCACGCGCGCGACGTCCGGCACATGGTGTTCAGCTCGTCGGCGACCGTCTACGGCGTGCCCGAGCGCTCGCCGATCGACGAGCAGGCGCCGCTGTCGGCCACCAATCCGTACGGGCAGACCAAGCTGATGGCCGAGCAGATCCTGCGCGACGCGGAGCGCGCCGACCCGAGCTGGCGAATCGCGACGCTGCGCTATTTCAACCCGGTCGGCGCGCACGCGAGCGGGTTGATCGGCGAGGATCCGGCCGGCATCCCGAACAACCTGATGCCGTACGTCGCGCAGGTCGCGGTCGGCAAGCTCGAACGGCTGCGCGTGTTCGGCAGCGACTACCCGACGCATGACGGCACCGGCGTGCGCGACTACATCCATGTGGTCGACCTCGCGCGCGGGCACCTCGCCGCGCTCGACGCGCTCGTCGCGCGCGACGCGAGCTTCGTCGTCAACCTCGGCACCGGGCAGGGCTACAGCGTGCTCGACGTGGTGCGCGCGTTCGAGCAGGCATCCGGCCGGCCGGTGCCCTACGAACTGGTCGCGCGCCGCCCCGGCGACGTCGCCGAGTGCTACGCGAACCCGGCCGCCGCGGCCGAACTGCTCGGCTGGCGCGCCGAATTCGGCATCGAGCGCATGTGCGCCGACCATTGGCGCTGGCAGGAAAACAACCCGCTGGGTTTTGTATAA
- a CDS encoding glycosyltransferase family 4 protein has translation MSLATPLRIVLVCNTAWAIHTYRHGLLRMLVARGAQVTVLAPRDRTVEPLIAMGCRYLELPVASKGTDPRQDLRTLAALYRHYRAIRPHLVFHYTIKPNIYGSIAAWLARVPSIAVTTGLGYVFIQPSRAAQVAKRLYRFAFRFPREVWFLNRDDLATFERERLLAHPARARLLHGEGVDLEQFAPAPLPAGDAPVFILIGRLLWDKGVREYVEAARIVRAREPRARFQLLGPLGVDNPSAIGRADVDAWVGEGVIEYLGEAHDVRPHIAAADCVVLPSYREGVPRTLMEASAMGRPIVATDVPGCRDVVDDGVTGLLCAVRDSASLAGQLERMLSMDPAARRAMGERGRRKVADEFDEARVVARYQDTIRAQTGASL, from the coding sequence ATGAGCCTTGCCACGCCATTGCGCATCGTCCTCGTCTGCAATACCGCCTGGGCGATCCACACCTACCGCCACGGGCTGCTGCGGATGCTCGTCGCGCGCGGCGCGCAGGTGACCGTGCTCGCGCCGCGCGACCGCACGGTCGAGCCGCTGATCGCGATGGGCTGCCGTTACCTGGAGCTGCCCGTCGCCTCGAAAGGCACCGATCCGCGCCAGGACCTGCGCACGCTCGCCGCGCTGTACCGGCACTACCGGGCGATCCGGCCGCACCTCGTGTTCCACTACACGATCAAGCCGAACATCTACGGCTCGATCGCCGCGTGGCTCGCGCGCGTGCCGTCGATCGCGGTGACCACCGGGCTCGGCTACGTGTTCATCCAGCCGAGCCGCGCGGCCCAGGTCGCGAAGCGGCTGTACCGGTTCGCGTTCCGGTTCCCGCGCGAGGTCTGGTTCCTGAACCGCGACGACCTCGCCACCTTCGAGCGCGAACGGCTGCTCGCCCATCCGGCGCGCGCGCGGCTCCTGCATGGCGAAGGCGTCGATCTCGAACAGTTCGCGCCCGCGCCGCTGCCCGCCGGCGACGCGCCCGTGTTCATCCTGATCGGCCGCCTGCTGTGGGACAAAGGCGTGCGCGAATACGTCGAGGCGGCCCGCATCGTGCGCGCACGCGAACCGCGCGCGCGCTTCCAGCTGCTCGGGCCGCTCGGCGTCGACAATCCGAGCGCCATCGGCCGGGCGGACGTGGACGCGTGGGTCGGCGAAGGCGTGATCGAATATCTCGGCGAGGCGCACGACGTGCGGCCGCATATCGCGGCGGCCGACTGCGTGGTGCTGCCGTCGTACCGCGAAGGCGTGCCGCGCACGCTGATGGAAGCGTCGGCGATGGGCCGCCCGATCGTCGCCACCGACGTACCCGGCTGCCGCGACGTGGTCGACGACGGCGTGACGGGCCTGCTGTGCGCGGTGCGCGACAGCGCGAGCCTCGCCGGCCAGCTGGAACGGATGCTGTCGATGGACCCCGCCGCGCGACGCGCGATGGGGGAACGAGGCCGGCGCAAGGTCGCCGACGAGTTCGACGAGGCGCGCGTCGTCGCGCGCTACCAGGATACGATCCGCGCCCAGACGGGCGCCTCACTCTGA
- a CDS encoding glycosyltransferase — protein sequence MTPTSSPRAALDDVAVLMPVYNGGDDVARTLASFREDARVHVLIVDDGSTPPIVAPTLPGLVVEVLRMPRNVGIERALAAGIDALAARGFRYAARIDAGDLAAPGRLARQFAYLEANPRVAGLGMWTQVVSRDGRPLFMLTPPAEPAALRRTRFFRSPFVHPSMMLRIDAVRAVGNYRAHYRAAEDLDLFLRLMARYDCANLPELGLYYELNEGGISATKRRRQVGSTLALLLRHFNPLNPYDWAGLAKNLLHFVTPYRMLQRIKRALFGANRSA from the coding sequence ATGACGCCCACCTCCTCCCCGCGCGCCGCGCTCGATGACGTCGCCGTGCTGATGCCCGTCTACAACGGAGGCGACGACGTCGCGCGCACGCTCGCCTCGTTCCGCGAGGACGCGCGCGTCCACGTCCTGATCGTCGACGACGGCAGCACGCCGCCGATCGTCGCGCCGACACTGCCGGGCCTCGTCGTCGAGGTGCTGCGGATGCCGCGCAACGTCGGCATCGAGCGCGCGCTCGCGGCGGGCATCGACGCGCTCGCCGCGCGCGGCTTCCGCTACGCGGCGCGCATCGACGCGGGCGACCTCGCCGCGCCGGGCCGGCTCGCCAGGCAGTTCGCGTATCTCGAGGCGAACCCGCGGGTCGCGGGCCTCGGCATGTGGACCCAGGTGGTGAGCCGCGACGGCCGGCCGCTGTTCATGCTCACGCCGCCCGCCGAGCCCGCCGCGCTGCGCCGCACGCGCTTCTTCCGCTCGCCGTTCGTGCATCCGTCGATGATGCTGCGGATCGACGCCGTGCGCGCGGTCGGCAACTATCGCGCGCACTATCGCGCGGCCGAGGATCTCGATCTGTTTTTGAGACTGATGGCGCGCTACGATTGCGCCAACCTGCCGGAGCTCGGGCTGTACTATGAGCTGAACGAGGGCGGGATCAGCGCGACGAAGCGGCGGCGCCAGGTCGGCTCGACGCTCGCGTTGCTGCTGCGCCATTTCAACCCGCTCAACCCGTACGACTGGGCCGGGCTCGCGAAGAACCTGCTGCACTTCGTGACCCCGTACCGGATGCTGCAGCGGATCAAGCGCGCGCTGTTCGGCGCGAACCGCTCCGCCTGA
- a CDS encoding lipopolysaccharide biosynthesis protein has product MLQCSKVARKSGRRGHLAYIPAPSPMLKPLLARIANPDVAKAVANLVWLGLERLTQIGVAIAISGLLARYFGPDVFGKWQYANTLLLVLAPLTWVCGAEILVPTIVQRPPAQLGAVLGSAFALRFVVSVAALALTWAGIAAGLVDPLVGAMLAGLAVTMVLREPFVGVINAWLQSMTYSKPQLLASMAAALAKALLVWLLVRAAAAPARFGWLWALEAAAIGAALLLYYRRRHGGRLGWRLDRPLFRHFATAGTVFWLGLICMYLFLKLDRLMLERHVSFAELGRYAAAQQLNENWITLALMLAQTLAPAFVYRVQDLARLRRNVWRLIAMTAALMAAGALVLDLLAGVIIGRVFGPGYETSVEIFRWAVWLSVPAGIEAIGNLIVLKYQAKFVLLTKWLLALACAALVNLVAIPRLGLYGALVGLAAGYLAAAAVNFHYIRFKLRP; this is encoded by the coding sequence ATGCTTCAATGCAGCAAAGTCGCGCGCAAAAGCGGCCGGCGCGGTCATCTTGCGTACATTCCCGCCCCGTCACCGATGCTGAAACCCCTGCTCGCGCGCATCGCCAACCCCGACGTCGCCAAGGCCGTCGCCAATCTGGTCTGGCTGGGCCTCGAACGGCTCACGCAGATCGGCGTCGCGATCGCGATCAGCGGCCTGCTCGCGCGCTATTTCGGGCCGGACGTGTTCGGCAAGTGGCAGTACGCGAACACGCTGCTGCTGGTGCTCGCGCCGCTCACCTGGGTCTGCGGCGCGGAAATCCTCGTGCCGACCATCGTCCAGCGCCCGCCCGCGCAGCTCGGCGCGGTGCTCGGCAGCGCGTTCGCGCTGCGCTTCGTGGTGTCGGTCGCGGCGCTCGCGCTGACCTGGGCCGGCATCGCGGCGGGGCTCGTCGATCCGCTCGTCGGCGCGATGCTGGCCGGCCTCGCGGTGACGATGGTGCTGCGCGAGCCGTTCGTCGGCGTGATCAACGCGTGGCTGCAGAGCATGACCTACAGCAAGCCGCAGCTGCTCGCGAGCATGGCCGCCGCGCTCGCCAAGGCGCTGCTGGTGTGGCTGCTGGTGCGGGCCGCCGCCGCGCCCGCGCGGTTCGGCTGGCTGTGGGCGCTCGAGGCCGCCGCGATCGGCGCGGCGCTGCTGCTCTACTACCGGCGCCGCCATGGCGGCAGGCTCGGCTGGCGCCTCGACCGCCCGCTGTTCCGCCACTTCGCGACCGCGGGCACGGTGTTCTGGCTCGGCCTCATCTGCATGTACCTGTTCCTGAAGCTCGACCGGCTGATGCTCGAGCGCCACGTGTCGTTCGCCGAGCTGGGCCGCTACGCGGCCGCGCAGCAACTGAACGAAAATTGGATCACGCTAGCGCTGATGCTCGCGCAGACCCTCGCGCCCGCGTTCGTGTACCGGGTCCAGGATCTCGCGCGCCTGCGCCGCAACGTGTGGCGGCTGATCGCCATGACGGCCGCGCTGATGGCCGCGGGCGCGCTCGTGCTCGACCTGCTCGCCGGCGTGATCATCGGCCGCGTGTTCGGGCCCGGCTACGAAACCTCGGTCGAGATCTTCCGCTGGGCCGTGTGGCTGTCCGTCCCGGCCGGCATCGAGGCGATCGGCAATCTCATCGTGCTCAAGTACCAGGCGAAATTCGTGCTGCTGACCAAATGGCTGCTCGCGCTCGCGTGCGCCGCGCTCGTCAACCTCGTCGCGATTCCCCGGCTCGGCCTGTACGGCGCGCTGGTCGGCCTCGCCGCCGGCTACCTGGCGGCGGCGGCCGTCAATTTCCACTACATCCGTTTCAAGCTGCGCCCATGA
- a CDS encoding phosphomannomutase/phosphoglucomutase, producing the protein MISQSIFKAYDIRGVIGKTLDVGVARSIGLAFGSEVRAQGGDAVVVARDGRLSGPDLIGALADGLRAAGVDVVDVGMVPTPVGYFGASVPLALAGGERRIDSCIVVTGSHNPPDYNGFKMVLRGAAIYGEQIQALYRRIVANDFASGSGSYEQCDLADAYLERIVGDIKLARPLKLVVDTGNGVAGQLAPRLFKALGCEVVELFTEIDGHFPNHHPDPAHPENLQDVIRALRETDAEIGFAFDGDGDRLGVVTKDGQIIYPDRQLMLFAEEVLSRNPGAQIIYDVKCTRNLAQWVREKGGEPLMWKTGHSLVKAKLRETGAPLAGEMSGHVFFKDRWYGFDDGLYTGARLLEILARVADPSALLNGLPNSISTPELQLKLEEGENVKLIDALRANARFDGADEIVTIDGLRVEYPDGFGLARSSNTTPVVVLRFEATSEAGIERIKAAFRAALTAAKPDAQLPF; encoded by the coding sequence ATGATTTCGCAATCCATTTTCAAGGCGTATGACATTCGGGGCGTGATCGGCAAGACGCTCGACGTGGGCGTCGCCCGGTCGATCGGCCTCGCATTCGGCAGCGAAGTGCGCGCCCAGGGCGGCGACGCGGTCGTGGTGGCCCGCGACGGACGCCTGTCCGGGCCGGATCTCATCGGTGCGCTGGCCGACGGCCTGCGCGCCGCGGGCGTCGACGTGGTCGACGTCGGCATGGTGCCGACCCCCGTCGGCTATTTCGGCGCGAGCGTGCCGCTCGCGCTCGCGGGCGGCGAGCGCCGCATCGACTCCTGCATCGTCGTCACGGGCAGCCACAACCCGCCCGATTACAACGGCTTCAAGATGGTGCTGCGTGGCGCGGCGATCTACGGCGAGCAGATCCAGGCGCTGTACCGGCGCATCGTCGCGAACGATTTCGCGTCGGGCAGCGGCAGCTACGAGCAATGCGACCTGGCCGACGCCTACCTCGAGCGCATCGTCGGCGACATCAAGCTCGCGCGTCCGCTCAAGCTCGTCGTCGACACCGGCAACGGCGTCGCGGGCCAGCTCGCGCCGCGCCTGTTCAAGGCGCTCGGCTGCGAGGTGGTCGAGCTGTTCACCGAGATCGACGGCCATTTCCCGAACCACCACCCGGATCCGGCGCACCCGGAGAACCTGCAGGACGTGATCCGCGCGCTGCGCGAGACCGATGCGGAGATCGGCTTCGCGTTCGACGGCGACGGCGACCGCCTGGGCGTCGTCACGAAGGACGGCCAGATCATCTATCCGGACCGCCAGCTGATGCTGTTCGCCGAGGAAGTGCTGTCGCGCAACCCGGGCGCGCAGATCATCTACGACGTGAAGTGCACGCGCAATCTCGCGCAATGGGTGCGCGAGAAGGGCGGCGAGCCGCTGATGTGGAAGACCGGCCACTCGCTCGTGAAGGCGAAGCTGCGCGAGACGGGCGCGCCGCTCGCGGGCGAAATGAGCGGCCACGTGTTCTTCAAGGACCGCTGGTATGGCTTCGACGACGGCCTCTATACCGGCGCGCGGCTGCTCGAGATCCTCGCGCGCGTCGCCGATCCGAGCGCGCTGCTGAACGGCCTGCCCAATTCGATCTCGACGCCCGAGCTGCAACTGAAGCTCGAGGAAGGCGAGAACGTGAAGCTGATCGACGCGCTGCGCGCGAATGCGCGCTTCGACGGCGCGGACGAGATCGTGACGATCGACGGCCTGCGCGTCGAGTACCCCGACGGCTTCGGGCTCGCGCGCTCGTCGAACACGACGCCCGTCGTCGTGCTGCGCTTCGAGGCGACCAGCGAGGCCGGAATCGAGCGCATCAAGGCGGCGTTCCGCGCCGCGCTGACGGCCGCCAAGCCGGACGCGCAGCTGCCGTTCTGA